The stretch of DNA TACAAAGGTGGTACTGGTAACAAGCTTAATTTTAACGATTGGCGCAGCCATTTTAATCTTCGCATTTGAATATGGAAATGATAAAACGATAGGCTCTTTGTCCAATACGGGGAAAGTGCTGGGGTCATTATATCAAGCAGTTACCCCGAGGACAGCAGGTTCCAATACACTGCCTATTGCGGAGTTGACACAGCCTACCTTGTTCCTGACGATCCTTCTTATGTTTATTGGGGGAAGTTCAGGCTCAACTGCAGGAGGTATCAAAGTGACTACCTTAGCTGTTTTGATGGCAGCAGTATGGTCGCAGGTAAAAGGAAAAGAAGATGTTGTGTTATTCAAACACAGAATTGTGGCTGAAACTATATTCAAAGCACTTACCCTCACACTAGTTGGCATGTTTATTGTGATTACTCTCACCATGCTTTTAAGCATTACAGAAAAAGGTTTTGATTTTATCTTTTATTTATTTGAAGCAGCTTCGGCTTTTGGAACAGTGGGTCTTTCTATGGGATTGACGCCAGAATTATCTCCTATTGGCCGGGTACTCATTATTTTCACGATGTTTGCCGGAAGGTTAGGGCCTTTAACCATTGCTTTTGCCCTTGCGATGAGACGTAAACCGGATCCTTTCCGTCGTCCAAAAGGAAAAATAATGATCGGATAATCAGAATATAGGGAGAGGTGACAGTGATGGAAAAACAACAATATGCAGTGATTGGGCTGGGGAGGTTTGGCACTGCGGTAGCCAGAAGGCTGCATGAGGCTGGTCATGATGTTTTAGGGATTGATGCAAATGAAGAACGAGTCGAAGATGCTGAATTATACGTGACTCACGCGGCCGTAGGGGACAGCACAGAAGAGAAAACACTTACCGCTATTGAAATCCGCAATTTTGATTGTGCGATTGTAGCCATTGGAAATGACATACAATCCAGCATTTTAACCGCTCAGCTGCTAAAGGAGCTCGGGGTGAAAAAAGTCATTGCGAAAGCTCTGGGTAAGCAGCACGGAAAGGTTCTAGAGAAAGTAGGAGTCGACTGGGTTATATATCCGGAAAGGGATATGGGAGAACGCGTTGCAAACCAGCTTTTATCACCAAATATATTGAATTACATTGAGTTATCAAAAGGGTACAATATACAAGAAATATTAATCCCCCGGGGAATGGCTGAAAAGAGTCTGCAGGAACTTGATATCCGTGCTAAATATGGCATTAGCGTCATTGCCATCGTAAGCGGCACAGATATCACCGTATCTCCATCTCCAGATCAAATTATTCATAAAGAAGATTTATTAGTGGTGATTGGGGACAGAGAAAGTCTATCCAAATTTTCAAGTATAAAATGACAGTTGTCCAGACAGAGTGGCTTACTATTTGTAGCCGCTCTTTTTTTATAGGTTAAACTAGTATTCATAACTTATGAGTTGTGGAGAGGTTCCTTGCTAAACTAAAGGAGCAGAATAGCTCAATACGGAAACTGTATTAAAATCATTAAATTAATCCTCCCAATAAAAAATAGCATCCATGATTAAATAATCTCCCGGTTCACGATAAAGCGTTGGGATTTTCACTTGAAAGGGCAAAAGTTTATTAATTCTCTCTGCTTCTAAGAGTTCATAATCAAACTCTTTTAATGCTTGTTTCAATTTTTCCGCAATTGTTTGGAATTTCTCGCTTATATACAATCGTTTTGGACCATGAAGTAAGGAACCATAAGCCCCACCAACTTCTTCATTTGTTTCGATACGAATCGTTTTATATCTGTCATCTTCGCCCATTATCGCTACAGGTGCTAAACGACAAATGTTAATAATAATACCTTCCGTCTTTTCCTCTCGACGACCGTACTTTTCTTCAACGACTGTAACTTCCCTGCAATTAAGTCTCGTAATTGTAGATTAGAAAACATACACAATCCTCCCGACCTTTTCTCACTTGTTCTTATTTCATTATAGACTATTATTTTATAAAGACCCTGAAACCCAGTTAGGCTGTCACTTTTCTTAATGGAATCGTTACGTTTGTTGCATTCAGTGTAAAGAGTTGCACTTAAACTAATGGGGGCAAGAGTTTAAGAACCGGCTGCTGTTCCAGCCGGTCTTTTTTCTTTCTCAACTAAGAAGCAGTTTAGTTTAATAACAATAAATAAAAATTACCAAATGCAACATAATGATATTTTGTTGCATCAATAAAAAGCAGCCAGAAAGAATTCTGGCTACTCTCGTCGTGGTAAAATATTGTAAAGTTCCTTTTCCAAGAAGGAGGATGGTTATGAACAAGATGATTATAAGTGTTTTATATGTCTTATTTTTCATTGCTGGCTGTTCGAATAATCAAGATGATACGAATGCTATAAACAAAGACGGTTATGATGATGTAAGGGAAGCTGCTTGGGATTTCGTAAAAGAAAAAGGTTGGGACGATAGGGCTGAAGAGAACTGGAAAAGTGCAAACGTTACGAAAACCATTGCTGACAATCACTATGAATTACTTGATAACGCTTATAAAGAAAAAGAACTTCTATTAATTTCATTTAAAGATAAAGAATACGTTGTACTTGGTACGCCGCCCATACTCATCGCTCCTGATACCAATAAAGTAATTGGCTATATGCCCAGTGAATAAGAAATCATTATTAGATTGATTCCAAATACAACATAAAGGAAATTATGTTGTATTAACAAAAAATAGATAATTACGAATACAATTAAATCTTTTTTTGGAATTTTAATGGTAATATTATAGTTAAAAAGCGGAAAAGGAAGAATCTATTATGGAATCGGATTTATACTTTTATACAAATATGGTCAGAAACATATTAATTAGTTTCTTTGAGCATGGAGTCTGGGCTGTAGGCTTTTTTTATTTGTTAAACAAAACATTTGAGAATAAACAGCTGATGAAAATTTCGAAAATAACTACTGTAGTGGTTTTATTTTTATTTCTTTTTTATTCAATAATCACAAGTGTTTGATAATCAGAATGCAACATAAATGTAATTTTGTTGCATTAAGAAAGAACCTGGCGATTTTTGGGACTGACCCCCATTTTTGAGACAGGGATCAAAACACCTTTAAGCAGCCAGCTGCCGGTACTTGACCGGCGTCTGGTTGTTTAGTTTCGCTTGAATACGGATATGGTTATAATAGTGAATATAGTTTTCGACAGTTTGCTCTACGATGGCGGTCGTAGTGCTCCGAAGCTCGTCGAGATAGAACGTTTCAGACTTTAGCGAGGAATGAAACGATTCGATGGAGGCATTATCAGTGGGTGTCCCTTTCCGGGACATACTCATGGTAATGCCTCTTTCTTTAACTGCCTGCTGATAAGCATACGATGTGTAAACAGATCCCTGGTCGCTGTGCAGAATGCACCCTTCTGGGAGGGATGGTAGCTGGGCCAGTGTATGCAGCACGAAATCTGTATTTTGGCAGCTGCCTATAGAATAGGCAATGATTTCGCCGTTAAATAAATCCTGGATACTTGAAAGATACAGCTGTTTCTGGCCAAAAGGCAAGTACGTAATATCTGTGACGAGCTTTTGAAGAGGCTGATCTGCCTGGAAATCGCCTTTCAACAGGTTATCGGAAATATGACAGGGCTGTCCTGTCCGTCTGCGCTTCTTCACTTTCACCCGGCACTGCCAGCTATACTTCTGCATCACACGCTGTACCGCTTTATGATTAATAAGCATCTCCCGCTTTAATAAGGCTGTGATTTTACGATAGCCATATCGAAACTTATGATCCCGGCACAACGTGCCGATTTTTCGTTCAATGGCCTGCCTGGATGTTTCTTCCCTGATCTTGTTCTTCCAGCGATAATAAGTGGATCTAGCAATGCCAAGATGCCGGCATATTTCCCTGACGGGCATGCTGATTTTGAGTTCTTTCACTAATTCTACGGCTGTTTCCGGGACCACTTCCTCTCCAATTCTTCGTACTTTTTTAAGACTTCAATCTGCTGTTTCAGATACCGGTTTTCTGCCTTCAGCTTCTCCGTTTCACTTTCATATTCAGGCCCTTTTCCGAAGGAATATTGCTTGCCCACTGGCTGTTCAAACCGGTGAAGTTCGCCTGCTTTATACCATTTCACCCATGTTTTAAGCTGGGTCCTGTTTTGGATATTTAATTCCTTCAAGACTTCTTTGACCGGCACCCCAGCTAATCTCATTTTTACAGCCTTCATTTTTACTTCCGCTGGATAACTGATTCTTGTACCCATAGAAAAAAACACCTCCAAGTTGGCTTTTTAGGTATTTACATACCCGTTTTTCAACTTAAAGGTGTTTTTATTTGTCTCACTCTATGGGGTCAGTCCCTTTTAGCTCTTGGTTCTTTTTTAATTTATAGAAGGTTGTTTATCGTATAATATGGATTATAAGGAAAAAGGAGTATTGTCTAATGAAAAATAAAGGAATGGTTTCTGTTTTGTCTGTCGGTTTGGTAGCAGGGGCATTGTATTATAGCAACACGGGCAATCATGTAGAAGCAAATCAGCAAACAGATACACAGGTGAAAATCGAAACGGCAGCAGATCAGTCCCCTATTGAAAATACAGCTGAAGAAAAAGAAAAGCTCCAGCGATTGATGCTCAATTCTATTGACCATTTTAAAACGGTAAAAGGATCGTTTGAATATTTTGCAGGGGCGCCCGCCAATTTTCATTATTTGGTCACGTACCAAGCAGATCTATCAGATCAGCCTAAATCATATGAGAAAGTGCAAACGATAAAGGGAGATGCTCCCTATGCTTCTTCTTTAATGATAAAAGACAAGCTGGTGCTAGATTATGAATCATCTCTATATGATGGTGAATTCCATGTAACCATTAGTGATCAAGGAAACGGTAAACCAAAGATCCACACGGAGAAAGCTGTTCCGGTCAATGAACAGGAGTATAACCAGTGGAAAAATACGGGTATGAAAGAGCGGACGGGTATTTTTGAAGATGATGGAGAACCATTTTCTATACATAGGGCCGATCCAGCTTACATGGGTGTAGCAAAAACAGCCGTACTGCCAGAAGACGCTGCTATGGTTTACATGAAGAACATAAACGAGTGGGAGATTACAGGAGAAGGAAGCCATCTTGGCAGAAATACAGTGATTGTAAAAGGACAAGCAGAGAACAGGGACTTTGAAGCAGAGGTAGACCGTGAAACAGGAATCTTGTTAAAATTGCAAGTTAAAAATTCAGAGGGAACAGTAAAAGACACAATTAATATGCTTGAAATCCAGGTGGATAAAAAGCTGAACGATGAGCTATTTATGATACAACATTAATGTTAAATGGAATAAATCTAACCGTTTCCTTAAGAAACGGTTAGAAATACGAGAGAAAGTTTATTCACTCGTATTTCCTTAAAACAATTGCCGCATTATGACCTCCAAATCCGAATGAGTTAGACAGACCTGTATTTATTTTCACTTGGCGAGCAACATATGGTACATAATCAAGATCGCATAATGGATCAGGATTTTCTAAGTTAATTGTTGGAGGAACTATTCCTTCCTTTATGCTCATCGCCAAAGCAATGGCTTCAACACCACCAGCTGCCCCTAACATGTGACCAAACATAGATTTATTAGCTGTTACTGGAATTTGATAAGCCTGTTTTCCAAACAGCTGCTTAATAGCCATCGTTTCGGAGATGTCTCCCACTTTTGTACTTGTTGCATGGGCGCTAATAACATCAATTTCTTCAGGCGATATATTGGCATTTTTTAAAGCTGATTTCATTGCAAGATATGCCCCTTTACCTTCTGGATGTGTGGCTACGATATGGTGTGCGTCTGAACTTGCACCATATCCAATAACTTCTGCATAAATCTTTGCCTCTCTACGTAAAGCATGAGATAAAGATTCTAAGATTAGAATTCCAGCTCCTTCTGACATCACAAATCCATCCCGATTTTCATCAAATGGACGACTAGCTTTAGTGGGATTATCGTTTCTGGTTGATAATGCTGTAGCATTACCAAAGCTTGCTATTGATAAGTCTGTTATAGCTGCCTCTGTTCCGCCCGCAAACACAACATCAACTTCTCCAGAACGAATTAGTCTAAAGGCCTCTCCGATAGCTGTATTTCCGATTGCACATGCAGAAACAGGCGACATAGAAGGTCCCATCGCGTTCCACTTGATACTAATTTGTGCTGCAGCAGCATTAGAAATCATGGCTGGTACCAGAGTTGGGCTGACTCTTCTTGGCCCCTTCTGCCTAAGCGCATCAATATTTTCAATTAAGGTTTCAATTCCCCCTATACCTGAACCTACGTATACGCCTAACCTTTCTACATCAATATGATCAAGGTCTAACTCAGAATCTGCCCATGCTTGTTCAGCTGCAGCCAAAGCAAATTGAGAAAAGCGATCTAAACGTCTTGCTTCGTTTTTTCCTAAAATTTCATCTGCGTTAAAATCTTGGACGATACCTGCAATTTTTGACTTATGATTAGTAATATCAAATGTATCAATAAGAGATATACCAGACTTGCCGTTAACTAGATTGTTCCAAAATGTTTTGAGATTGTTCCCTATAGGAGACACTACCCCCATACCGGTAATCACAACTCTTTCCACTTTTCATCACTCCAAATCAATAATATAATTGTATTTTATAGCCTTTTTATCCTATTACAAGTGGTTATTTATCCTGGTATAAATTCCACTAGGGAAAATTAGTTTGATGAGGAGTTTTAAAAATGAATGATAAAACTAGGCTTGAGGCTTTGTCGACATTCTTAAAAGCTAAGCGTGCCCAAATCAAGCCAGAGTCAATTGGTTTGCCTGCCGGAACCCGGAGAAGGACACCTGGGCTACGAAGAGAAGAGGTTGCACATTTAGCAGGTGTAAGTACCACTTGGTACACATGGCTAGAGCAAGGAAGAGATATAAAAGTTTCTTCTATCGTACTTGATTGTATTTCTACAGCGTTGCAATTAAATAATGATGAAAGAGACTATTTATATGACCTGGCATTAGAAACAAAAACGGAAATTGATAATCCAAAAAAGGATCAAGCAGAGCTTAGCCCTTCTTTAAAACGAATACTAGCTGAATTAACATATTGTCCTACCATCATTACGGACCGACATTGCCATATTGTAGGCTGGAATCCTGCAGCTGCTCATATTTTTTTAGATTTTGACCAAATACCGAATGATCAAAGAAATTTGATTCGTTTAGTTTTCACCAGAAAAGAATTAAAAGCTTTAGCCGCCAATTGGGAACACTTTGTGAAAGGTTTTCTTGCCATTTTCCGTACCTATTATGGTCACTATTTAGGCGATGAGTGGTACAACCAATTTATAAAAGAAATGAGTCATTCACATCCAGAATTTCAAGATTTATGGCAAGAAAGTCAAGTAAGTAAGGCTCCAGAAATGATAATTGAATTTAGACATGCTAAAGCAGGTAAAATGCTGTTTAATTTAACTTCTCTTCAAGTTCAAGGTGATATGGATTTACGATGCAGTATCTATACACCAGTAGAGGAAACAGATACAGAAAATAAATTAAAGCGATTAATGAAGAGGGTTTCGGTTGAAAATTAATAAAGTAATTTCGTCATTCCATTTTATGGAGCTTCTCTTTAGTAGGAAGGCGTCTTTTTGATATTCCCCTTCACATTAAGGGATTAGATTTTTTTAAGATAAAAAAGATTGTAAAGATTATCACTTAAACTAACGGAGGCTTATGTTTAAGAACGGAAGGTGCTGCGGCATCTCTTTTTTTATTGAATTAAAGGAGCAGATTAACTGAATAAAGATCCTGACATCTGAATATTACAATACAATGATAATCCAGAAAACAGGGGTGTTGTAATTGAGGATATTAGTTACAGGTGCAACAGGACAACTGGGTTCAGCTTTGCTAAATCAACTTAAGGATTCTGATTATAAAGTTAAAATAACTTCGAGAAGAAAACCTGAAGAAACAGGACATTTCGAGTGGGTTTATAGCGATTTATTGTCTTGTGAAGGTATAGAAGAAGCAGTAAATGATGTAGATGTCATTATTCACGCAGCAACAAGCCCGATTAAAAATTCAAAAAACGTTGAGGTTTCAGGTTTTGAGGAATTTTTAAGAAAGAGTCCACACATAAAACATTTTATTTACCCATCAATTGTTGGCATAGATGAAATACCATTCAATTATTATAAGCTAAAATATGAAGCAGAAGGTTTATTAAAGAATAGTTCTATCCCTTATACAATTGTACGTGCGACTCAGTTCCATCACTTTGTTGAAAATTTATTTTTATCAAAACCTTTCTTTAAAAGATATATTGTCCCTGGAAACATTAAATGTCAAAGTGTCGATGTAAGTGAATTTGCCAGTCATTTAATAAGTTTAGTCGATAAAGGTCCACAAGGAAGAGCGAATGATTTTGGCGGCCCGGATATAATGACATTAAGAGAAATGGCTGAACTCAAAATCAAAGTAAATAATGAAACAAATAAAATTTTAAGCATTTCCTTACCAGGAAAACTATATAGATCTTTCTTCGATGGAAAAAATACCAATACTATTCAAAAAGCAGGAAAAATTACATTTGAAGAATATTTAAGTAATAAGATAGAGTGAGGATATTTTATGTGTGAGATTGTTGAGGCTTTCTTAAAAATTGTGAAGAAATGTACATAAATAAACCAGCTAATAGTTTGTCAACATTTTTCAATAAAAACTTGAAATTGTTCATGCTATACTAAAAATAGCCATGCCAAATAACCTTCCTAATTCAAACAATTGGAAGGTTTTGTATGGTTTTGTTTTATTTCTTATTTAAGCTATATCTTGGAATGTGGAATAGCTTTTTAAAAGGGCATATATCCACTGTAAGAGCTTATTGGCACATGCGATTACAGCTACTTTATAAGGCTTTCCTTCTTCCCGTTTTTTATCATAGAACTCACGCAGTTTCTTATTTCTCGGGATGATTTCATTCGTTGTTTTCTTTTTACGACAATCACGGATGGCACATCGAACGGCCATATACAAGGCATGACGTAATCTACTTGAACCTCTTTTCGTAATCCGGTTTACAGTGCCTTTAAATCGACCAGACTCATAGATACTGGGATCGATTCCAGCGAATGCTACAAGCTTTTTAGGGTGATTAAACCGATCAATCTCACCAATTTCAGAAATAATCGTTGCCGCGATTTTTTCTCCGATACCAGGGATTGATTGGATAATCTTATATTCTTCCATTTCTTTTGCCAAAGCATCTATCTCATCTTCAAGCTTAGATAGATGCTTTTGGTACTCTATAAGCATTTTGATGTACATTTCGATGCTGAGGATATGGCTTTGATACAGGTTTTTCTGAAAGGGATTTCTAGTTGCTGCTTCTATCAGCTTCTTTGCCTGAGTATTTGCCCAATTCTTAGAACGGCTTTTACATAATTCATCGATTTTATTGGTTAACACTGCTTCATCAGCTGCCAAAACATCTTCCGATGTAGGATATTCCAATAGAGTTAGTAAAGAAACACCTGAATATAAATCCCCAAAAACGCCTCGATACTCGGGGAATACCTGGTCGAGCACTGCTTGAAATTGAAGTTTTGTTTGTACATAAATGCCTGTTATATTTGCGTGTTGTCTTGTAAGATTACGAAGATTTAAGAGTTGGATTCCTCGTTTTTTATGAGGCTCCAAATCCTCTTTATAATACAGCTCACAAAGATGATAAGCATCAAGTACATCCGTCTTTACTTTGCGTAAAGAAGAGCTCTTTGCTCGATAAGAGATGAGTGGGTTAATGATAATTAATAAATAACCTTTTTCCTCGAAATACTGAACAACGGGTGTATGATAATGCCCAGTAGACTCTAAAACGACCGGAGGTCGAATTCCTGTTAAGTCTTCGATTTCTCTTAGGTATTGGTGTAAGCTCTCTAGTCCTTCAAGGGTATGTGCCACTTTAAAACTGCCTTTGTAAGGCTTCTTTTTTTCCAAGAACGCTTGAACTTGACTTTCACCTTTGGCTATATCCAGACCAACCACTGGATCCATTCTTTATCTCCTCCAATACGAATATTGCCGGTAACCCCTAATCCTTCTTGCAGTGTCATAGCTTCGCTTGTTATACGAGATCTTGGTCCCAACCAGCCAAAACATGTTTAAGCAAGTAGGGGGCGAACTGTTTACTTGACGGGATCTCAAGTCCCACGGGGGCTTACGTTCTACCCCGGCTACCGTTATCATAAAACCATATAAAAAATGGTCAACCAGAAATATTTTCTTTTCTGGCTGACCTTATAATACGAACGGGGGCTTTAGTTTAACAAAGGAGGTAGCTGCGGCACCTCCTTTTCTAATTGAACAAATGAAGCAGTTTAGTAAAAAAAGAGATGTTAATTTTACAACATCTCCTTTACTTATTAATCCTTGTGATTTTTAGACTCTAATTCATATATAGATATTCTAGAAAGGGAGCTTTAGTTAAAGAGTGGGGATTGTTGCCGCATCCATTTTCTTTTTCAACAAAACGGGTTAATCCAATATGAAAGTAGTATAAGAATATTATTAGTAGGCGATACCTACCCGTGATTTTATATAATCGCTTGCTTTTATCTGTTTAAATGTAAATTCTGCTGTATCCGGTACGGATATTTCAGCTCCACCCTCCGGCAAAAAATTTCGGTCTATTCGATATTTGCCTACCCTTTCTCCATCCGGCAAGTACGTAGGGCAGACAATCGTCCATTCGAGGGTTGATTGTTTGAGCATATCGTAAACTTTATGATGTTCTTTCGCTGCACGGGTTGACTTCTGCTTTGATTCACTTGATTGATAACGCAGAGAATTTGGCGTGGTTCTACTTTGCAGAATACCCGCAGTTCCTATTGTTATTATTCGTTTTATACCTTCGTTTTCCATTGCTTCGATAATAAGTGGCATACTTTCTGATAGAGTGGTTGTGCCATCAGTATTCAGTGCACTAATAACTACATCAATCCCATGTATTGCACGTACTATATCATCTTTATTTAAAACATTCCCTTGAATAATGGTTAAATCTTCATTATTTATTTGAAACTTCTCTGGAGTGCGAACTAATACAGTAACATGATGTCTGTCATGAAGAGCATAAGTCACTATTTGACTTCCAACTCGTCCAGTTGCACCTAAAATTAAAATATTCATAAGAATGAGGCTCCTTTTGTAAATACTAATATTTTACTATGAAAATTATTTTATTGTCTTGTTCAACTAACGTGGTGCTTTTGTTTAATATCTCCGTTGTCATTTCGGCACCCTTTTCTTATTCAGCTAACAAGGCAATTTAAATCAATAAGATACAGTTATGACTTTTTATCAATAATTCATAATTCCTCTTATGTATCATGTTTGATATGTTAAAGAAAAGAAAGGGGAATGATAATGAGAATTTTTGATGCACATTTCCACATTATTGATTTTGATTTTCCAATTATCGAAAACCAGGGGTATACACCACCGAGCTATGTTGTAACAGATTATCAAAATGAAACTGCTAATTTGAATGTATTAGGTGGAGCGATTGTGTCTGGGTCTTTTCAAGGATTTGACCAAGAATACTTATTGAAGGCGCTTAAACAAATGGGTCCATCATTTTGCGGCGTTACACAATTGCCCTTTACTATGACGGATGATGAAATTGTAAGCTTACATAACAATGGGGTAAGAGCATTACGATTTAATATAAAACGAGGCGGTTCAGAAGATTTATCAAAGCTCGATTACTTTGCAAGAAGAGTTTATGATTTGGCTGGGTGGCATAGTGAACTTTATATTGATGCAAAAGAGTTACCTGAAATTGCATCGACTATTGAAAAATTACCTGCTATTTCAATTGACCACTTAGGTTTGTCTGAAGAAGGCCTAATGCATTTGTTAAAATTAGTTGATAAAGGTATACACGTAAAAGCAACAGGTTTTGGGCGTGTGGAACTAAATGTTGAAAACGCTTTAAAATCCATATATGAAACAAATCCTGATGCACTTATGTTTGGCACAGATTTGCCATCAACAAGAGCGAAAAGACCTTTTGAATACGAAGATATTGAATTGATTCAGCATCTATTTGATGAAAAAGCTGCTGATAAAATCTTATATACAAACGCTTTAAAATGGTATTTCAAGTAATTCGGTCCCCATTAGATTAAGAATGAAATACTGCAGTGTTTGAGTGTGCACACTTAGACTAACGGGGCTTTTGTTTAATATCTCGGCCGTCATCTAATGGAACAAAAACTTATTATGGTTACATTGGAGGGGGAATTTTATTGAATACAAATCAAGTTACATTTAGAGAAGCAACAATACAAGACCTCGACAGGATTGTGTATATGCTTTCAGATGACGTTTTAGGAAACAAAAGAGAGCTTTATAAACAACCTTTGCCAGAAAGTTATATAAAAGCATTTCAATCTATTAACTCTGACCCAAACAATGAATTGATTGTGGCTTGTTGTGGTGAAGAGATAGTAGGTGTTCAACAGATTACATTTACTCCATACATTACTCATCAAGGAGGATGGAGAGCCACAATTGAAGGTGTTCGTACTGCATCTTTAGAACGTGGGAAAGGTATAGGGTCTATGTTAATTCGATGGGCAATTCAACGTGCCAAAGAGCGCGGGTGTCATATGGTTCAACTAACAACAGATAAAAAGAGACCCGAAGCACTTCATTTCTATGAAAAGTTAGGTTTTAAGGTATCGCATGAGGGATTGAAATTACACCTTTAGAAGGAATGGTTATTGAGCTAACGGGGTGCTTTTGTTTAATATCTCGGCTGTCATTTCGGCAGCCTGTTCTTATTCAGCTAACGAAGCAGGATAGTTGAAGAAGATAGAAGATTATTATTCGGAAAATTCCTAATACTCTAATAAAGGTTATTGTCTATTACTAATAACGCATGTATGATTAAGATAGAGATATAATGGAAGGGGAATTAAGATTCTACATGTGGCAAACCCTATGATGAATAATTAATAAAAATAAATAGTTACTTTTTCCATAATTTTTTATGGGAGTAGTATGTCTATTTATTTGAATTAAAATCATTTAGGGGATGCGTGGTGTGGATAATTAATTTCCCATTGTCAAGCAGATACTATTGTATATCTGCTTTTATTTATGGGTAAAAACACATCTCTATTGACACAATCATAGCGTCCCTAAATTGGGGGGGATTTAATGAAAAGTCAGAACGAAAACGAAGAAATGCTAACAGGAGGGAATGTCTCAAACGTATATCGATCGGGAGATACTGTTCGACGAGACTTAAAGGAAGACAGTCCCAAAATTCATAAATTATTAAAGCATTTGGAGAACAAAGGTTTCAATTGTTCACCTAAGT from Domibacillus sp. DTU_2020_1001157_1_SI_ALB_TIR_016 encodes:
- a CDS encoding amidohydrolase family protein; amino-acid sequence: MRIFDAHFHIIDFDFPIIENQGYTPPSYVVTDYQNETANLNVLGGAIVSGSFQGFDQEYLLKALKQMGPSFCGVTQLPFTMTDDEIVSLHNNGVRALRFNIKRGGSEDLSKLDYFARRVYDLAGWHSELYIDAKELPEIASTIEKLPAISIDHLGLSEEGLMHLLKLVDKGIHVKATGFGRVELNVENALKSIYETNPDALMFGTDLPSTRAKRPFEYEDIELIQHLFDEKAADKILYTNALKWYFK
- a CDS encoding GNAT family N-acetyltransferase, whose protein sequence is MLSDDVLGNKRELYKQPLPESYIKAFQSINSDPNNELIVACCGEEIVGVQQITFTPYITHQGGWRATIEGVRTASLERGKGIGSMLIRWAIQRAKERGCHMVQLTTDKKRPEALHFYEKLGFKVSHEGLKLHL